The DNA window TCATGAAGATGGCTTGGATCGACGCGGCACGCCATTACGAAGGCGGCCAATTCGACGGTGATGTCTTGTTGTTCAAAAGCAACCCGACCTCGGTGCGCGAACTCTTGGTACGGGAAAAATCTGACACCTATGGTTGGGAGAAATGGGTGCCGGAACGCCGCATTCAGACGCTTCATGTCGAAGGCGATCACCGATCAATGGTCACCGGTAAAAACGGGGCGGCTTTGGCCCAGTACATCGTGAAACGACTGATTAACTGAACGACCAATCTGCCCTTGCGCCATAATGGTTCGCCCAGAATAACACAGACGCCATCATTCCGCTGACGGTATCACATCTTCAATGAATTCAGACATTAGATCAATCAAGCCGTGTTTTGCTAAATCGGCATGCCCGCCATCAGGGAACACGACAATCCGTTTTGGATCCGGGGCGATCTCGGCCAACTGGACTGCCCACTCAAAAGGCAGAGATTTGTCTTTTGCACCATGTACAAACAGCTTTGGGGCCGTCACGCGGTCAATCAGGTCGACGGTATCGTAGCGCTCGGACCACATAAGGTAGCAAAAGGGAAAACCACGGTAGCGTTTGGTATAGTACCTGCACGCACGCGGCATTGAAGCCTCCAGTATAACCGCGCCGAACTCACGCTCAGATGCCAGCCGCGCGCCCACGGCCGAACCTAGGCTCAAACCATGTAATATACGTCGTTCAGATGGCACAACGCGCCCGATCAGGGTGTCCATTTGATCGTAAAGCGCCCGTGCGTCCATGGCGAACCCTCGCTCCGACGATCGGTTCTTGTCGCCACTTGCCCCCCGGTATTGCATGACCACAATACCATAGCCTTTGGCCATCAAGGGTTTGAACCGCTCCATCGAACCGCCGATCTTTGCCGCATTGCCGTAAAACGACAAAATGGTCGGCGCGCCTTCATCTGGTGAAGACACCCAAACCTGAATGCGCGCGCCGTCTTCTGAAATGAGTTCTTTCACGACAACTTCCGACAGGCCGTAAGCTGCAGGCGTTTCTTCGGTTTTCGGGAACTCGTAAATACCCCAGCGCTGGAAGGCCCAGATGGAAAAAACCAAGCCAGAAACCAGAAGTATTGCAAGCCAATGCCACCCGCTCATGTCATGTATCCTGTCGTCATTCAAATATCGTCCCAGTTGTTTGATCGCGAAACGCCGTGGCTGTGGCAACTGTAACAGACAGTTCGAATTGGCGCACAATCCATTGATAAAATAGTGCGAAACTACAGTCCATCCTGGCCATGC is part of the Aliiroseovarius sp. M344 genome and encodes:
- a CDS encoding alpha/beta hydrolase; this translates as MSGWHWLAILLVSGLVFSIWAFQRWGIYEFPKTEETPAAYGLSEVVVKELISEDGARIQVWVSSPDEGAPTILSFYGNAAKIGGSMERFKPLMAKGYGIVVMQYRGASGDKNRSSERGFAMDARALYDQMDTLIGRVVPSERRILHGLSLGSAVGARLASEREFGAVILEASMPRACRYYTKRYRGFPFCYLMWSERYDTVDLIDRVTAPKLFVHGAKDKSLPFEWAVQLAEIAPDPKRIVVFPDGGHADLAKHGLIDLMSEFIEDVIPSAE